From Osmerus eperlanus chromosome 16, fOsmEpe2.1, whole genome shotgun sequence:
attaggctattaatcagaagtcagaagactaaatgtaaagcaTATACATCgtggttttttgggggggtctgcaacatttgacattttttgtcatttagcagacgctcttatccagagcgactgacagtaagtacagggacattctccccgaggcaagtagggtgaagtgccttgcccaaggacacaacgtaatttgtcacaaaccggcaaccttctgattactagcccgattccctaaccgctcagccttcTGACCCACCTACAATGCCCAGTCTGCATTGGTGTTCCAATCACGTTGTTTTATATGAAGTTAAAAATTAATTATTGGCTGCGTTCTGGTGCCCTGAAGCCTGAATCATAATCTACGAGCTCTCAAATTCCCCTGGCCGAGACAGCAACTGAATTCATAAAAAGGGTTCATTAAACTGATGCTGGAATTCGAGTGATGCTTTGTTTTGCTAAGACATTGTTTGTTGTGGAGTGTTTCTAAGAAGGCGACATCGAACACTGTTAAGTAAAGGGGAGTGTCCGCCTTGCTCAGGTCTTGATGGTTCTGTAAGTGCTTGAATACTTAAATAGAGCTGTTTGATGAAAGACAAGATGTCTCTTTCTGTCAATGTCTGACATTGAACTTTTGAACTGGCGCACAGCACAGTTCAAAAGGGTAAGGGATGGCCAAATATAAGCTATTAGCTATCATTTGACTTATAATGCAAAGTGGATTCAAATTCTGTGAGGTGGCGTGGCATGATCCGGAGTGAACTTGGTACCaaaaaaaagagacaaagaAGGTAGCTAATGCCAACACATCATCGCCACAAATCTTTGAAGTAAGACTGCAAGTGATAAACACTGCATAATTACATTAAATTTACGTTTAGTCattaagcagacgctcttatccagagcgacttacagtaagtacagggacattccccccgaggcatgtagggtgaagtgccttgcccaagggcacaacgtAATTTTACACGGCaagaaatcgaaccggcaaccttctgagtaatagcccgattccctaaccgctcagccatctgactccagatTCACCCCAGACTTCACACTTAGCTTGCTAAGAGTAAGTCGGTTTGAGGCTCAGTTGGGACAAAGCACTGTAGAGTTGATGTGAGTAGTATCGAAGATGAGCCAGGCTCTTATGTAAGTTGAATAAAACGCCCCCAAAAAACTTTCCCCAGCCAAGGCCCTGTCCCTTTCCCCCGTGTAAATAcgacacttaacccttgtgttatcttcagcattttcttttaaccgttgggctaaaagaaaatgcttcactgtgtttttgtatgcggtaaagttgtcgcaatacgacggtgggtcacaatgactgataggtcaaaatgacccgaagagaacacaagggttaagactcaAGAGTGCATTGTGCGAAATGTGAGTCTCTTACCAACGTGAATAAAGTTCAGCCCCATCAAGTTTGGTTTCAGCCCCACGATGATTTGTGaaaatgtgagagagagcatgcaGAACCCGTTTGAGAGGGTCGCATCGACGTAGGAAAGGGTTCCTCAAACTTATTTTTCTGACTACATTAGTGACGGCAcagtttctggggaaattgtggaaGTGTGCTTCGCCCCAGCTGAGGATGTTTACTGAACTACATCGCCTCCAGAACTATTATTTAAGTTTATATAAAATGTTCATAATGTTCAAATATTTGGAGAAAGACGATAGTTTACTTTTATTTGCTGATAGCAAGCACACTAATAAAAACAGCTAAACCTAATTGTCAACTTGACCTCAAGCGAAAAAGAGTGAAATAAATAGACCTGCCAGAAGCCTGATGTTTCAATCAATTTCTTACATTTTATTACTGTTGCACCATTTATACAAGTACATATAATTTGAATGCATCAAtttccttttgttttgtttttttttcgtttGAATGACGGGTGGTATGGAAATAGCGGTAAGACACGGGAATGACATATCAACCGTAACTGGCATATGAATGCAGActtaaatgaaaaaaatattttccactTGACCGAAGGACAAGACTACAGGTTCACCCAATCACAGACATGCAATTACTTTGTCAAGAGAGGAAGTAACCAGCCCAGATGACAAACAACATTCCCGCACCGTATCTGCTACATTTCTACAATGTTGGGAGGGAAAAAAACATTGTATGTCAACTGGGGGTTAACTAAAAGGTTCCCGATGAACGAAGGGTggaataaatatatacatacagtatatacctaCATATATGTTAcatatatgtaatatatatgAGCGGAAAGGACGAGGAGAAGGCGTGGAGGATGAAAAATGGTGAGATGAGGCTCCCTTCCCATGTGCAAGTTTCAGTAGGACTACAACCCTCTGGTCACCACGGTAACGTGGACCATGGCAGCTTTAGTAGACCGTTGGTGCCCCCATGCAGTACCATTAATTTAGCAACCCCCcactttccctcccttcccctccccccagacaacACTATTACTGTTGCAAACTGTCCAGAATCCCTTATTTAGTGGGAATGTATTGCACCTGTGTGCCCTTTGTGCTATAGACCAAGAGCCATTGAGCCACACTGATTAAAAACACAATAGATATGTCTCGCTAAATTGAAATCAGATACTGTCAGATGGGTGAGGAAGATGGACAGACCATTCTGCCGTGAGAGCGGAACAGAGAATTTCTCAAATGTTTTATGAAGTCAGCATTCTTCTGACAAAGTTCTGGAATCGGAATGTCAAGAGAACCTTTTACCAAACTTTACGGATTTTCTAGGGAGTTTCACCGTTACGATCATCTCCTGTCCATCTGAGGTAGAAAATCTAGGAGGTTCATGTGCCTACGAATGTATCAAGAACTATGATAGCTCTGCCCTTCTACAGGAAACTCTCAGAATGTCTGAAGATTCAAAAAACATCTCAGAACAGCAGTTCCTCTGAACTCCGACGGCCGGAAAAAAGAGGATGaaccaggaggggggaggagcgagaggaggggggagtaacAGAGCAAGCACTTTCACCTTGAACAACCCAAGTATACAAAAATAAGCAGCAAACTATGGAGGGTAAAAACACAACTAACTTCCACcgagaaacaaaaaaaacatggtgCCCGGCCAAATCAAGAACATGGCACTCTGGAGAGCAGGTGTTGGaatgaagggggagggagaagctgAAAATTGGACAGACTTTTACGTCCTTGTATGTCCAGCTGGTAAAGAGATTCTACCCCcctttcatttttgtatttttttttaccccaGTTTCATTTTTCAGACATCCGTAGCACAGATCACCCAGGGAAATGTAACGGTGTTTGGCCCCAGAGTCGTAGAGACAGAGGGCTGCCTGTGGGTGAGATGTAGTCAGGCTGAATCCCATAAATGCGTGAGGGATAATggatgtgggatggggggggggggggggtatggttgACACAGACTTGTATCAAAGTTCAAATACTACAGCAGAAAAAAATAGAATAACTGtaacaataataatagtaataatataaTCATCTCTCAGCAGCAACGGAATCCTTCTCAATGTTGTTGTCGCAATCCATCTCTAAAACATATCACCACGATCATCATCATTACAATTATTATCATTATCTTAATATGGGTGGGCTATTTCATTTCAAATTTGTTATCTCTTTTTactttattgttgttgttgttaggtACATTATTATTTTAGAATCATAAAAGAAGCTGTCCATTAATCTTGAACTGCTACGGTTTGATCCTTGCTTGGAACTGGCGCCTCTGTGGCGTTTGCTTCCTTGACTGGTGCGGCTGGCTCTGCGGCTGGTGTTGAactaggggctggggctggggcctccTTCACTGGGGCAGCAGCGGCCTCCTTGGCTGGGGCGGGGGCTGCCTCTGTTGGCTTGGGCTCGGGGGAGGCTGCGGCTGGGGCCGCCTCGGTTTTGGCTGCTGGAGCCACGGGGGCCTCAGTCTTTTTGGCGTCGGCCTCGCCTTTGCTCTCAGCCTGGGCCGCGGGTGGAGCGGGCGCCTGGGCCTTCACCTCTGGTTCTTTAGCAGCGGGAGCGGGGGCAGCCTCTTTAGCGGGGGTCGGGGCGGCTGGTTTCTCCTCGGCCTTCGGCTCGGCGGTCTTGGGCGCCTCCGCTTTGGCCTCGGCGTTGGCCGTGGGCTTCTCCGGTTCCTTGGCGGCGGGGGCGGcgttcttgtcctcctccttgGTCGCCGTGGCGTCCGTCGCCGCGGGCGCCTCCTTGGCGGTGGTGTCGTTCGCTACCTCGGCGTTCTCCGTGGCGACAGGAGCTTCGTCCTTGGCGTCTTTGGGGGCTTCGCTCTCCTCTGCCGAGGCGCCTTCCGCCTTGGCATCCTTGTCTTTGGCCTTCTCGTCGTTTACATTGTATCCCTTCTTCTTTTTGCTGAGCTTGCCTCCCATTTTAGCCTTTGGCCTCTGAAAGAGAAAACAGATGACAAAGATTTAGTATTCAACGAGGTGCTTTTCGATTTTGTCAAATACGCATCGAGCGAAGCGTCACGTACGGATCCGACTCGATCTTTTACTTTTTCAGACCGCGTGCTGCGAACTTATCAGAATCTCCGCTCTCTTGTGTCTGCTCTCCCCTCGTTAAGTATGCTAAAAGGTCTCGCGCTTTCCGGTGCTATTAGCAAGTGTGATGCCTGTTCCTGCAGAAACACTCTTATCAAATAACCCCTATAAGAAGAATTTTTACGGAGAGCAAAATGATTTCAGCACTCTACTCACGTCTCTTACACACATTACGAACGCAAACAGGAAGATCAACTGTGATGGCCAGCCTACCATTGGTTCTTGTTGTAAAAGCTGTCATTTAGTCCAAGATTTACATTTAAGACTGTACGTCTTTTACAATATAAGTGAATGGGTTCTATCGGATTTCAGCTCACAAACTAATATATCTATACTTTAAGGCTACGGTGTGTTTCAAGGCAATTCTTATTATTGGTTCAACGGCTATGAGAACTTACAACGCGTTACGTCATGCTCGTGACATTGTTGGAAGGGCGTTAGAAAAGAAGTGCAGGCAGACAGATCTACCACGTTGTGATTAAGACTCAGCGATGGGGAGTCATAGCGGCTGATCTGGCCTGGAGGACCACGCACCTGTGGACTCTTGGCACACACCGTCAGTTGTGACTCGATTGAACCTGAATACACGGATCTGGCCATCTGTCACCTCGTTCTGGGGTGTATGTTTCAGTACCTACTAGGAGACGGCTTTTCAAGAGTCGATGTTTGAGCTCAAACAATCTAATGTGTGGTAGGTTTTTTATGATGGAGATTTTTTCCAAAATGTACAAAAATGCGTGTATGTGTTGGTTAAGAGGacatacattttcatttagttGCAAAACACGGAATAAACGGTTCAGTGTCAACTGCAGACACTATTCTGTTGCCAAAATATTCCTCCGTCACGCAAGTTTCCCTCACCCCTGCGTGATTCGCCACAACCGCCGTTCCTATCACGGCTTAATACGGGCGACAATAGCGACTCTTTTCTACGCTGCGCCCTTTCACTTGCAGCCGGAATGACCACAATGTCCCACAATCATCCCAGAGCACAATGAGACCTGTTCacaaacacagcctctctccctctgctgtgGGCATGTGGTTTAGTGTTTGCAAGGCTGGAACAGAAACAAGCAGGACCTACAGGAAGTGCATCAGCGCAGACACAATAGACTCCTGTTAACCTTCGGGCAGTGTACCACACACGCAAAACAGGGGAGATCGGACTGCGGACTGGTGGTCACTCGCTGGTACTGTACGTCACTTTACATTTGCGACGGTAATGAAATGATGTGTAGTAACTGTGAAGCATAGCTGTGCATGGTTAGCGCTGTGGTCGGCTGCTATTACATATGGAAGCTATGGCATGTAACATGATCTCCACCCGGAAGTGTACACTTCTGTCATTTTCAGCCCAGAAGTGCACACTTCTGTCATTTTCAGCCCGGAAGTGCACACTTCTGTCATTTTCAGCCAAAAGCAGCTGCAGTGTGTCCCACACATTCATGGGAGGGTCTTAGAGCactgtggtagagcatttgacagcaggttcacaggttcaaatccctccaTTGTATAACCCTTTGGATAAAAACCTCTGATAAATTAagttattatatattatttgttatttttctgTCCATCATGTTTTGTATGCTTCCGTTCACCTGTCCCTCAAATAATGAATGATCCAGAATACTTTTCAGGACTGACTAACTATTCATATTCAtacatccacatacacacacacacacacacacacacacacacagagagagacacacacaaggagcAAGGGTGAAACCAAGGCTTCGAAGTGCTCAAGTTTTCCAGTTGGGGCCAATGAGTGGTTCACCCACGGATCACAAGGGCTTGAGTGCATAGCACACGGACTGGATATCTCTTAAAAACGGTCGCCAAAATGACGGGGTCAACTAAAACATTCCAATTAATGTCATCCTCAATTGACTCAACTAAAAGACCCAGGCGGAGAAAGTGTGGTGATTTGAAGAGTGGAGAGCACAACCTTTTGATAGTTCTGACAGCACAAATTAGCTGAGATGGGGGTCGAATGACTCCATAACTTTATTACTGCCATATGTGCTGTGTCAGCGAGTTTGGTCCAAAATCGACTTCAAAccgtttctctctgtgttttaaAAACAGGGTAATTCTTCACACTGTCAAGGTGTCACCTGGTTGTGACTGACGTTTActggagaaaaaaatatatacatttagtTAAAATCACAGAACCCAGCCCCAGTGCCAACCACTATTCCACATTGACTAGCCCCAGaccccctggcctccagccctcaccccagaCCCCCTGGCCTCCAGTCCTCACCCCAGACCTCAAGGTCCTCAGCCCtagccccctggcccccagcctTCGCCCCAGGCCCCACCCTACTGGACCAAGGCCCCAGGCCCAACATAACAGCCCAGGATAACTGAGACCCTGGGGCTCCTGCTGTAAGGTCCATCTGTCCagaaccagagaagaagagttgacacagagagaggacatgagAAGAAAGTCCAACGGCCACATAACCACGACATCAAATTAAACGAGAAAAGTGATGTTCAGCTTACAGTATATTGAGGACTGGGAGGTTAATACTGATCTTGTTTTGATAACACAGCATTGCTTTTATAGCTCATCCATAATTTAGAATCCTAACGTTGGTATAACATGaatatgaggagagagggagccagaAAGGAAGACTGAAGTAAAATATACCTCAGAGACT
This genomic window contains:
- the basp1 gene encoding brain acid soluble protein 1 homolog, whose product is MGGKLSKKKKGYNVNDEKAKDKDAKAEGASAEESEAPKDAKDEAPVATENAEVANDTTAKEAPAATDATATKEEDKNAAPAAKEPEKPTANAEAKAEAPKTAEPKAEEKPAAPTPAKEAAPAPAAKEPEVKAQAPAPPAAQAESKGEADAKKTEAPVAPAAKTEAAPAAASPEPKPTEAAPAPAKEAAAAPVKEAPAPAPSSTPAAEPAAPVKEANATEAPVPSKDQTVAVQD